Proteins from a single region of Sebastes umbrosus isolate fSebUmb1 chromosome 8, fSebUmb1.pri, whole genome shotgun sequence:
- the trmt2a gene encoding tRNA (uracil-5-)-methyltransferase homolog A, which yields MADVSGSPVADAPPSKEEKPDDLSKDSNNDDVTSDVKAEGGNEAASDPNLYRYIKEDLFTSEIYKVEIRNLPKFTGFNDLKKFLAKHNLNPHKIKLFGKQTFAFVTFKNEEERDKAMKMVHGMQWKGQVLSVRLAKPKVDPILRKRKQEEGEGAGGQPPSKRTEGDEEEEPLSVQLANVVTPLWNVPYEEQLKRKEQEVVGVLQRLAKEIGSTNKAMLPWLFAQKGKYNKMCCSLEAIRPSPTQTEYRNKCEFLISVGADGEDKTIGFRLGKYKGGSCAVVGPAETSHVSAEAKRVVSEFQKFIRTTSYSVYSPETYEGHWKQLTVRTTRTKQAMAMAFFHPQKLEEEEVSTLKSSMKKYFTEGEGKDSGVTSLYFIREGQRTSPNLEDLPCEHVAGEGSIHEELLGLKFRISPHSFFQVNTGAAEVLYSAVGEWAQLDQDSTVLDVCCGTGTIGISLAKRVKKVIGIELCQEAVEDAKVNAKLNGLSNVEFHCGKAEDVFPNILNALVAPNLTAIVDPPRAGLHSKVILAIRRAEHLKRLVYVACNAKAAMNNFIDLCRAPSNRVHGAPFRPVRAMAVDLFPQTMHVEMLLLLERVDYNSQH from the exons ATGGCAGATGTTAGTGGCAGCCCAGTGGCTGATGCTCCACCCTCAAAGGAGGAGAAGCCTGATGACCTCTCCAAAGACTCCAACAACGATGATGTCACGTCTGACGTCAAAGCTGAAGGGGGCAACGAGGCAGCCTCTGACCCCAACTTGTACCGCTACATCAAAGAGGACCTCTTCACATCCGAGATCTACAAAGTGGAGATCAGGAATCTCCCCAAGTTCACCGGCTTCAACGACCTGAAGAAGTTCCTGGCCAAACACAACCTCAACCCGCACAAGATCAAGCTGTTCGGCAAGCAGACGTTCGCTTTCGTCACCTTTAAGAACGAGGAAGAGCGCGACAAGGCCATGAAGATGGTTCACGGCATGCAGTGGAAGGGCCAGGTGCTGAGCGTCAGGCTGGCCAAACCCAAAGTAGACCCCAtcctgaggaagaggaagcaagaggagggagagggcgCAGGAGGGCAGCCCCCATCCAAGCGGACGGAGggggacgaggaagaggagccaCTCAGTGTCCAGTTAGCCAACGTGGTGACTCCTCTGTGGAATGTGCCTTATGAGGAGCAGCTGAAGAGGAAGGAGCAGGAGGTGGTGGGGGTTCTGCAGAGGCTGGCCAA AGAGATTGGCAGCACCAACAAAGCCATGTTGCCGTGGCTGTTTGCGCAGAAAGGGAAATACAACAAGATGTGTTGTTCTCTGGAAGCTATCCGACCGTCTCCTACACAG ACGGAGTACAGAAACAAGTGCGAGTTCCTCATTTCAGTGGGAGCAGATGGTGAGGATAAGACCATCGGTTTCCGCCTGGGAAAATATAAAGGCGGCTCCTGTGCTGTGGTGGGGCCGGCCGAGACGAGCCACGTCTCCGCCGAGGCCAAGAGAGTGGTCAGCGAGTTTCAGAAGTTCATCAG GACAACATCATACTCTGTGTACAGTCCTGAAACGTATGAAGGACACTGGAAGCAGCTGACCGTCAGGACTACGAGAACCAAACAGGCCATGGCTATGGCGTTCTTCCACCCGCAG aaacTTGAAGAAGAGGAAGTCAGTACATTAAAGAGCTCCATGAAGAAGTACTTTACAGAAGGAGAGGGGAAAGACAGCGGAGTAACCTCTCTTTACTTTATTAGAGAGGGTCAAAG GACTTCCCCTAACCTAGAGGACTTGCCCTGTGAGCATGTGGCCGGAGAGGGCAGCATTCACGAGGAGCTCCTGGGCCTAAAGTTCAGAATATCTCCTCATTCATTCTTCCAG GTGAATACAGGAGCTGCAGAGGTGCTGTACTCTGCTGTGGGGGAGTGGGCCCAGCTGGATCAGGACAGCACCGTACTGGATGTGTGCTGTGGGACAGGAACCATCGGCATTTCTCTGGCCAAG AGGGTAAAGAAGGTGATTGGGATCGAACTGTGCCAGGAAGCCGTGGAGGATGCCAAAGTTAATGCAAAGCTCAATG GTCTGAGTAATGTTGAGTTTCACTGTGGAAAAGCTGAGGATGTGTTCCCCAACATTCTCAATGCTCTCGTGGCACCCAACCTCACAGCCATTGTGGATCCACCGCGGGCAGGCCTGC ATTCCAAGGTGATCCTTGCCATCAGGAGGGCAGAGCATCTGAAGAGGCTGGTTTATGTGGCATGCAATGCTAAGGCAGCCATGAACAACTTCATCGA TCTGTGCAGAGCACCATCCAACAGAGTTCACGGGGCGCCGTTCCGTCCGGTGCGAGCCATGGCCGTGGATCTGTTCCCTCAGACCATGCACGTTGAGATGCTTCTGCTGTTGGAGAGGGTGGACTACAACTCCCAGCATTAG
- the ranbp1 gene encoding ran-specific GTPase-activating protein: MADPKDQEEPDTTADAVEDSNHDPQFEPIVSLPEQDVKTLEEDEEELFKMRAKLYRFASENDPPEWKERGTGDVKLLKHREKGTIRLLMRRDRTLKICANHHIMPSMELKPNAGCDRAWVWNTLADYADESPKPELLAIRFLNAENAQKFKGKFDECKEEIRKSLDGTGNTDTANKVAEKLEELSVKDKVSEEKKKEVKTEKTEKKEDEKKEVKAEEKN, translated from the exons ATGGCAGACCCGAAG GACCAGGAAGAGCCCGACACCACTGCAGATGCTGTAGAGGACTCTAATCATGATCCCCAGTTTGAGCCCATCGTGTCCCTTCCTGAGCAGGATGTGAAAACAttagaagaggatgaggaggaactCTTTAAAAT GCGGGCTAAACTATATCGTTTTGCCTCCGAGAACGACCCACCAGagtggaaggagagaggaaCCGGTGACGTCAAGCTgctgaaacacagagagaagggCACAATCCGCCTCCTGATGAGGAGAGACCGAACCTTGAAGATTTGTGCCAATCATCACA TTATGCCTAGCATGGAGCTGAAGCCCAACGCTGGCTGTGACAGGGCATGGGTGTGGAACACACTAGCGGATTACGCTGACGAAAGCCCCAAACCTGAACTCCTGGCAATACGCTTTTTAAATGCAGAAA ATGCTCAGAAGTTCAAGGGGAAGTTTGACGAGTGCAAGGAGGAGATCAGAAAATCTCTAGATGGAACAG GCAACACTGATACCGCAAACAAAGTGGCAGAGAAGCTGGAGGAGCTCTCCGTAAAAGACAAGGTgtcagaagaaaagaagaaagaggtCAAAACTGAGAAGACCGAGAAGAAAGAAGATGAGAAAAAGGAGGTGAAGGCTGAGGAGAAGAATTGA